The Brassica napus cultivar Da-Ae chromosome C7, Da-Ae, whole genome shotgun sequence genomic interval CACACTTTTTTTTCCAGTAACATCCCAAGACGATTCAAGAGAATCTGTGACCAAATGGATGAGGAACGGTGCATGTGACTATCTCATAAAACCGATAAGACCAGAAGATCTACgtttgatttataaatacttGGTAAAGAAGATGGAACTAAGGGGTATCACGGTTGCCGAAGAGGCAGAAGAGAAAGCAGCAGCTGAGAAGTCATCCTCTGTGGGAGATTCCACCATAAGAAGCCCTAACAGGAGAAAAAGAAACATGTTACAAACAGACGAGGAGGATCCAGATCATAATCGTGATTCCGCCACGAAGAAAAGGCGAGTGGTGTGGGATGATTATCTTAACGGCAAGTTTTTGGATGCAGTGAATTCCCTTGGCAACAATGGTGAGTCGTCACGTACATTAGGGTTCATAGTTACTCGGGTttgtcattttagatttattctatatatgcatatatatatatatatatatacaaaatgtttTGTTCCCACATACATACATAATTTTCTTAGGAAtacttattagtttatatattctaattaaaaaacCAGTATGATAATATACGATagaaaaatttcatcaaaatatatgtttattattatgctaaattttttaaaacactcacatattaaaatatttttaaaaatatatttatacaaatgtgtttgattgattaatatttaataataacttattttattttaaatttttttataataaaaaatattatttccagataacaacaatatatatataagaaatatcttatttttaaaaatatgtttttttatttttggcaattttattattttaattataatcaattatctaatataatatataaatctaatattattaatagaaaattcattcttaattatataataaattatatgtaaaatttactGAGGATATCACCGACTTTAACGGTCTAAACGTAAGATCCCGAAtgcttatatataaaatttatcaagGGTATCATCAACTTTAACTGatctaatttttaacataaGAGTTTAAATGCGAAAAATCACTTCGCTCGCAAATAATagtagaaattatttttatatatatatttttaaatatatatatttgaactaTGTGAATTCATGCAGATGTTGTTCCCAAGAAAATTTTGGAGAGAATGAATGTTAGTAGCCTCACCCGAGAAAACGTAGCCAGCCATCTCCAGGTATCGTTTCTTCTTATACTACCACCACGGCG includes:
- the LOC106410200 gene encoding putative two-component response regulator-like APRR4 isoform X2, whose protein sequence is MLQKWKASGDQSGGPDRDLPNSPDMFSGNFPEGLRVLLFDEDRQYLHILEKHLEEFQYEVTTCHEEERAMYLLCNHRNMFDIAIMEAHNLEGKIFRLISEIGSEIDIPIIITSQDDSRESVTKWMRNGACDYLIKPIRPEDLRLIYKYLVKKMELRGITVAEEAEEKAAAEKSSSVGDSTIRSPNRRKRNMLQTDEEDPDHNRDSATKKRRVVWDDYLNGKFLDAVNSLGNNDVVPKKILERMNVSSLTRENVASHLQVSFLLILPPRRCFVRFSEAQLCEYRITPKNCTLDIKIWIQT